In Acidiphilium acidophilum, one genomic interval encodes:
- a CDS encoding glycosyltransferase family 4 protein, translated as MLRGRLDLATRTRLTGWAQDDRLPNQPVALLVIDNDTLLDRIIANVPRPDLAASGIGTGHHGFDIRLESGLPGLGQHLIRVVRERDGAELPGSPALIAPAHAFDAHEASLLQSLLDGLATTEAIDTAIATLARQIDRLAARRPETLSNAQSPSRRALIIDTTMPAPGRDAGSNAILSHAAALTRLGFAVSLIAADASVPPTLVPTLAPPAIDFHAAPITPTVETLLRREANAFDLVYLHRLDAAAAYMPLVRLHQPRARIVYSVADLHHIRLARRGFVEREASLIARARKVRDTEFALAAAADAVITHSHAEAALLRRHLPAEKIHIVPWAIEAAKPRRRTPRNRLGFIGHFGHAPNLDAAHRLIHHIMPLLRAADPDIECLIAGSAMPVALRDHRSERVTICGKIDDLPAFLASLTLTIAPMTFGAGVKGKILDSLAAGVPCIATPTAIEGLDWPETLAPCIATDNESLTTAILALCDNPQAHRRAATAGLDLIRTRWSEPATDAALARIVGERRERETRTSVWKKGGSAAKLT; from the coding sequence ATGCTGCGCGGACGGCTCGACCTCGCCACCCGCACCCGCCTCACCGGCTGGGCGCAGGACGACCGCCTCCCCAACCAGCCGGTCGCCCTCCTCGTCATCGACAACGACACCCTGCTCGACCGCATCATCGCCAACGTCCCCCGCCCCGACCTCGCCGCCAGCGGCATCGGCACCGGCCATCACGGGTTCGACATCCGCCTCGAATCCGGCCTGCCCGGCCTCGGTCAGCACCTCATCCGCGTGGTGCGCGAACGCGACGGCGCCGAACTCCCCGGCTCCCCCGCCCTGATCGCCCCCGCCCACGCGTTCGACGCCCACGAAGCCTCCCTGCTCCAATCCCTGCTCGACGGCCTCGCCACCACCGAGGCAATCGACACCGCCATCGCCACCCTCGCCCGCCAGATCGACCGCCTCGCCGCCCGCCGCCCCGAAACCCTCTCCAACGCACAATCCCCGTCGCGCCGTGCTCTCATCATCGACACCACCATGCCCGCTCCGGGCCGCGATGCCGGGTCCAACGCCATCCTCTCCCACGCCGCCGCTCTCACCCGCCTCGGCTTCGCCGTCAGCCTCATCGCCGCCGACGCCTCAGTCCCCCCAACACTTGTCCCGACCTTGGCGCCACCCGCCATCGACTTCCACGCCGCCCCGATCACCCCCACCGTCGAAACCCTGCTCCGCCGCGAAGCCAACGCCTTCGACCTCGTCTACCTCCACCGGCTTGATGCCGCCGCGGCCTACATGCCCCTGGTCCGCCTCCACCAGCCCCGCGCCCGCATCGTCTACAGCGTGGCCGACCTCCACCACATCCGCCTCGCCCGCCGCGGCTTCGTCGAGCGCGAAGCCAGCCTCATCGCCCGCGCCCGCAAGGTCCGCGATACCGAATTCGCCCTCGCCGCCGCCGCCGATGCCGTCATCACCCATTCCCACGCCGAAGCTGCCCTGCTCCGCCGCCATCTCCCCGCCGAAAAAATCCACATCGTCCCCTGGGCGATCGAAGCGGCCAAACCCCGCCGCCGCACCCCGCGCAACCGCCTCGGCTTCATCGGCCATTTCGGCCACGCCCCCAATCTCGACGCCGCCCACCGCCTGATCCACCACATCATGCCGCTCCTGCGCGCAGCCGACCCCGACATCGAATGCCTCATCGCCGGCTCCGCCATGCCCGTCGCCCTGCGCGACCATCGGTCCGAACGCGTCACCATCTGCGGCAAAATCGACGACCTCCCCGCCTTCCTCGCCAGCCTCACCCTCACCATCGCCCCCATGACCTTCGGCGCCGGCGTCAAAGGCAAAATCCTCGACAGCCTCGCCGCCGGTGTCCCCTGCATCGCCACCCCCACCGCCATCGAAGGCCTCGACTGGCCCGAAACCCTCGCCCCCTGCATCGCCACCGACAATGAAAGCCTCACCACCGCCATCCTCGCCCTCTGCGACAACCCCCAGGCCCACCGCCGCGCCGCCACCGCCGGCCTCGACCTGATCCGCACCCGCTGGTCCGAACCCGCGACCGACGCCGCTCTGGCGCGGATCGTGGGCGAGAGAAGAGAACGGGAGACCAGGACTTCCGTCTGGAAAAAAGGAGGCTCTGCGGCGAAATTGACGTAG
- a CDS encoding Hint domain-containing protein: MSSTTVTVGNNPTVGSYTQITASGTYDVVVQGASGILFTTGSLDTTILTITEQGFLFTDEVSGGATELFNPTTLNTVIPFLDLGYAPGASTEPGDGTLILGNNLINDNFGPPLNFAGPGNDLVFGSSLTPAILSQISNFAPTDTIDLQGISGATSAVWTQNPGTAGGMLSLETATNVDLADITLATGTFTSSLFSITSDGFGGTDITVACYHSGTRIATPSGETNVESLAIGDLVLTADGTAQPVKWLGRRSYSERFAAGKTHLLPIRFAPLSLGNGRPRRTLRVSPAHAMLIDGVLIPAAALINGVSIVQETAETRIDYIHVELARHSVIFAEGAASETYVDDNNRAMFHNLADYESRYGATPPEPAAYITTRIESGPVLHAIRTRLAALAGIAPPPADHSPLHGWLERIETEAPETVDVGPTPQSWAVGWAAAPDHPGVPVCFELLHHGRVIHRGLATLHRPDVEDAGHGSGRCGFRIPVPPGTRLADLTFRRIADHAILPNPAIPHTAIPHTANLRAA; the protein is encoded by the coding sequence ATGAGCAGCACCACCGTCACCGTCGGCAACAACCCAACCGTCGGCTCATACACGCAGATCACCGCCTCCGGCACCTACGATGTCGTGGTGCAAGGCGCCAGCGGCATCCTTTTCACCACCGGCTCGCTCGACACCACCATCCTCACCATCACCGAACAGGGCTTCCTCTTCACCGATGAAGTCAGCGGCGGTGCCACCGAACTCTTCAACCCCACCACGCTCAATACCGTCATCCCGTTCCTTGACCTCGGCTACGCCCCCGGTGCCTCCACCGAGCCCGGCGACGGCACCCTCATCCTCGGCAACAACCTCATCAACGACAATTTCGGCCCCCCGCTCAATTTCGCCGGCCCCGGCAACGATCTCGTCTTCGGCAGTTCCCTCACCCCCGCCATCCTCAGCCAGATCTCCAATTTCGCCCCGACCGACACGATCGACCTGCAAGGCATTTCCGGCGCCACCAGCGCGGTGTGGACCCAAAATCCCGGCACCGCCGGCGGCATGCTCAGCCTCGAAACCGCCACCAATGTCGACCTCGCGGACATCACCCTCGCCACCGGCACCTTCACCTCCAGCCTGTTCAGCATCACCTCGGACGGGTTCGGCGGGACCGACATCACCGTCGCCTGCTACCATTCCGGCACCCGCATCGCGACGCCGTCAGGTGAAACCAACGTCGAATCCCTCGCAATCGGCGATCTCGTCCTCACGGCGGACGGCACCGCCCAACCGGTCAAATGGCTGGGCAGACGGTCCTATTCCGAACGCTTCGCCGCCGGAAAAACCCATCTCCTGCCCATCCGCTTCGCCCCGCTCTCGCTTGGCAACGGCCGCCCCCGCCGCACCCTCCGCGTCAGCCCGGCCCATGCCATGCTGATCGACGGCGTGCTGATCCCCGCCGCCGCCCTGATCAACGGCGTCTCGATCGTCCAGGAAACCGCCGAAACCCGGATCGACTACATCCACGTCGAACTCGCCCGCCACAGCGTCATCTTCGCCGAAGGCGCCGCCTCCGAAACCTATGTCGACGACAACAACCGCGCCATGTTCCACAATCTGGCAGACTACGAATCCCGCTACGGCGCCACCCCACCCGAACCCGCCGCCTACATCACCACCCGCATCGAGTCCGGCCCCGTCCTGCACGCCATCCGCACCCGCCTCGCCGCCCTCGCCGGCATCGCCCCACCCCCCGCCGATCACAGCCCGCTCCACGGCTGGCTCGAACGCATCGAAACCGAAGCCCCCGAAACCGTAGACGTTGGCCCCACGCCGCAATCATGGGCCGTCGGTTGGGCCGCCGCCCCCGACCACCCCGGCGTCCCGGTCTGCTTCGAACTCCTCCACCATGGCCGCGTCATCCATCGCGGCCTCGCCACCCTCCACCGCCCCGATGTCGAGGATGCCGGCCACGGCAGCGGCCGCTGCGGCTTCCGCATCCCGGTCCCGCCCGGCACGCGCCTCGCCGACCTCACCTTCCGCCGCATCGCCGACCACGCCATCCTCCCCAACCCGGCCATCCCCCACACCGCCATCCCCCACACCGCCAACCTCCGCGCCGCCTGA
- a CDS encoding CBS domain-containing protein, translating to MASLLKRKPVSVIAVPPDSKIREVVLVLAEKRIGAVVVQSANQDLLGILSERDVVRSLAANGPATLDMVTSQLMTRAPTTATPSTTIFEAETLMTDGHFRHLPIVDGGKLIGVVSIGDVVAGLMDQQAHEVRSLRSYVTGGIA from the coding sequence ATGGCATCTCTGCTGAAACGCAAACCCGTCTCCGTGATCGCCGTCCCGCCGGACTCGAAAATCCGCGAAGTCGTGCTGGTCCTCGCCGAAAAGCGCATCGGCGCGGTGGTCGTTCAGTCCGCCAACCAGGATCTCCTCGGCATCCTTTCGGAACGCGACGTGGTCCGCAGCCTCGCCGCCAACGGTCCCGCCACGCTCGACATGGTCACCAGCCAGCTCATGACCCGCGCGCCGACCACCGCAACCCCGTCCACCACCATTTTCGAGGCCGAAACCCTGATGACCGACGGCCATTTCCGCCATCTCCCCATCGTGGACGGCGGCAAGCTCATCGGCGTGGTCAGCATCGGGGACGTCGTGGCCGGCCTGATGGACCAGCAGGCCCACGAAGTCCGCAGCCTGCGCAGCTACGTCACCGGCGGCATCGCCTAA
- a CDS encoding hydantoinase B/oxoprolinase family protein — protein MTHIATDWRFWIDRGGTFTDLIGVASDGRFVTRKLLSENPERYDDAAIAGIKDVLGVAHGDPVPSERIHSVRMGTTVATNALLERKGTRTAFVTNRGLGDVLRIGTQARPRLFDLAIKLPSMLYETVIEVDGRIGVDGTETTPLDEKAARSALDAAKADGIEAVAIALMHGWKNSVHERRLSDIAREAGFTQISASHDVSPLLRLVPRGGTTVVDAYLSPILRRYVDKVAQSLDGTSLYFMQSHGGLAEASSFKGKDAILSGPAGGIVGAVRSAEAAGFGSIIGFDMGGTSTDVALYNGTFERSFDTEIAGIRVRVPMMAINTVAAGGGSILHFDGARFRVGPESAGANPGPACYRRGGPLTVTDANLCLGKIQPGHFPAIFGPNGDQMLDADIVQERFAAVAREVERSTGISRLPQEIAEGFLEIAIANMVKAIKQISIQKGQDPQRFVLTCFGGAGGQHACLVAEALGMDTVFIHKFAGVLSAFGMGLAELGTVRQCAIERPLAASAAEIDTAIAALSDEARAAVVAQGGDAATIRVTAQLHLRYDATEAILLIPADVTDRVAAFTEAHETRFGFAIPGRPVIVDAVSVEAIAPGESVHEQTPPRRETALTPVDTGSIWSRGEAHHASIFDRLDLRSGDEISGPAIICDANATTIVEPGWIAQIAAPDNLILRRQGEAHGRVPDPDAPPDPVLLELFNNLFMSVAEQAGAVLQNTAQSVNIRERLDFSCAVFDAEGRLIANAPHVPVHLGSMSESVRHIIKTRGGTLRPGDVIALNNPSAGGTHLPDITVITPVFDPESTEIRFFTGARGHHADIGGITPGSTPPNATTLVEEGVLIDDFLLLDKGRFREVELRDLLLSARFPARNPEQNIADIKAQIASNHAAAAGLDAIVARHGWKLTSAYLRHVMDNAAEHVRRVIDRIGEGRFIYRMDDSSVIAVRVAIDRAARRATVDFTGTSAQHSGNFNAPRAITQAAVLYVFRCLVGEDIPLNEGCLDPIELIIPEGSFLAPASGAAVVAGNTEVSQAVCNALFGALGAVACSQATMNNFLFGDAKRQYYETICGGAGAGRGFAGASAVQTHMTNTRMTDPEVLELNYPVTVEEFSIRRGSGGAGAWSGGDGAIRRLRFHAPMTAMIVASRREVAPFGLDGGDDGAVGRQWIERAGGTREILPGRAETSIAPGDIFGIATPGGGGYGRRS, from the coding sequence GTGACTCACATTGCTACGGACTGGCGCTTCTGGATCGATCGGGGCGGCACATTTACCGATCTGATCGGCGTGGCGTCGGATGGACGGTTCGTCACACGCAAACTGCTGAGTGAAAATCCCGAACGCTACGACGACGCGGCAATAGCCGGAATCAAGGATGTGCTCGGGGTCGCGCACGGCGACCCGGTCCCGTCCGAACGTATCCATTCGGTCCGGATGGGTACGACCGTCGCGACAAACGCGCTGCTCGAACGTAAGGGCACCCGCACAGCCTTCGTCACAAACCGTGGCCTCGGCGACGTATTGCGGATTGGTACCCAGGCGCGGCCCCGCCTGTTCGATCTCGCGATCAAACTGCCTTCGATGCTCTACGAGACGGTCATCGAAGTCGATGGCCGGATCGGTGTCGACGGCACCGAAACCACGCCTCTCGACGAAAAGGCAGCGCGGTCGGCGCTGGACGCCGCAAAAGCGGACGGCATCGAAGCTGTTGCGATCGCTTTGATGCACGGCTGGAAAAATTCAGTTCATGAAAGGCGACTTTCCGACATCGCGCGCGAAGCTGGATTTACCCAGATTTCGGCGAGCCATGACGTCAGTCCGCTGCTGCGCCTGGTGCCACGTGGCGGCACCACAGTGGTCGATGCCTATCTCTCGCCGATCCTGCGCCGCTATGTTGATAAAGTGGCGCAATCGCTCGATGGAACCAGCCTCTATTTTATGCAGTCACACGGTGGGCTTGCGGAAGCGTCGAGCTTCAAGGGCAAGGATGCGATCCTTTCCGGCCCTGCCGGCGGCATCGTCGGCGCCGTGCGTTCAGCCGAGGCCGCCGGCTTCGGCAGCATCATCGGCTTTGACATGGGCGGCACCTCCACCGATGTCGCCTTGTACAATGGCACGTTCGAACGGAGCTTCGATACCGAAATCGCCGGCATCAGGGTGCGTGTGCCGATGATGGCGATCAACACGGTCGCGGCCGGAGGCGGCTCGATCCTGCACTTCGACGGTGCGCGATTCCGGGTTGGTCCTGAATCCGCGGGCGCCAACCCGGGACCGGCGTGTTATCGGCGCGGTGGTCCTCTTACGGTTACGGATGCCAATCTCTGCCTCGGCAAAATTCAGCCCGGCCATTTCCCGGCGATATTCGGCCCGAACGGCGATCAAATGCTCGATGCCGACATCGTTCAGGAACGGTTCGCCGCGGTCGCTCGCGAGGTTGAGCGCTCGACAGGCATTTCCCGCCTCCCCCAGGAGATCGCGGAAGGCTTTCTCGAAATCGCGATCGCAAACATGGTGAAGGCGATAAAGCAAATCTCAATCCAGAAAGGTCAGGATCCACAGCGTTTCGTTCTCACCTGTTTTGGCGGCGCCGGCGGGCAGCACGCCTGTCTGGTTGCCGAAGCGCTTGGAATGGATACGGTCTTCATCCATAAGTTTGCAGGCGTTCTCTCCGCGTTCGGCATGGGCCTCGCTGAACTCGGCACCGTGCGTCAGTGTGCCATCGAACGGCCACTCGCAGCTTCGGCAGCCGAAATCGACACCGCGATCGCCGCTCTCTCCGATGAAGCCCGCGCGGCGGTGGTCGCGCAGGGCGGTGATGCCGCGACAATTCGTGTTACGGCACAGCTTCACCTGCGCTACGACGCAACCGAGGCCATTCTGCTGATCCCTGCCGACGTGACCGACCGCGTGGCTGCTTTCACCGAAGCCCATGAGACCCGATTCGGTTTTGCGATTCCGGGCCGCCCGGTCATCGTCGATGCCGTATCGGTTGAAGCGATCGCGCCGGGCGAGAGCGTTCATGAACAGACCCCACCGAGACGGGAAACGGCTTTGACCCCGGTCGATACAGGGTCGATCTGGAGCCGGGGCGAGGCGCATCATGCCAGCATATTCGACCGGCTCGATCTGCGTTCCGGTGATGAAATTTCCGGTCCGGCAATCATCTGCGATGCCAATGCAACCACGATCGTCGAGCCGGGCTGGATCGCTCAGATCGCCGCGCCCGACAATCTGATCCTGCGCCGCCAGGGCGAGGCGCACGGCAGGGTGCCGGATCCGGATGCGCCACCTGACCCGGTTCTTCTCGAACTCTTCAACAACCTGTTCATGAGTGTCGCCGAACAGGCGGGCGCGGTTTTGCAGAACACGGCACAGAGCGTGAATATTCGCGAAAGGCTCGACTTCTCCTGCGCCGTGTTTGATGCTGAAGGACGCCTGATTGCAAATGCGCCGCACGTGCCGGTCCATCTTGGATCGATGAGCGAAAGTGTGCGCCATATCATCAAGACCCGCGGGGGCACTCTCCGTCCCGGCGACGTGATCGCCCTGAACAATCCGAGCGCGGGCGGTACCCATCTGCCCGATATCACGGTCATCACCCCGGTCTTCGACCCCGAAAGTACCGAAATCCGCTTCTTTACCGGTGCGCGCGGGCATCATGCGGATATCGGCGGCATTACGCCGGGATCGACTCCGCCAAATGCGACAACCCTTGTCGAGGAAGGCGTGCTTATCGACGATTTTCTGCTCCTCGATAAGGGCAGGTTCCGCGAGGTCGAATTGCGCGATCTCCTGCTTTCCGCTCGTTTCCCGGCACGCAATCCAGAGCAGAACATTGCCGACATCAAGGCCCAGATAGCGTCCAATCACGCGGCGGCAGCGGGCTTGGATGCCATCGTCGCCCGGCACGGCTGGAAGCTGACTTCGGCTTATCTGCGCCATGTGATGGACAATGCCGCCGAGCATGTTCGCCGGGTGATCGACCGGATCGGCGAGGGGCGCTTTATCTATCGCATGGATGATTCCAGCGTCATCGCGGTGCGCGTCGCTATCGATCGGGCGGCGCGTCGCGCGACGGTGGATTTCACGGGCACCAGCGCACAGCACAGTGGTAATTTCAACGCCCCGCGCGCGATCACACAGGCCGCTGTGCTGTATGTCTTTCGCTGCCTGGTCGGCGAAGACATCCCGCTCAACGAAGGCTGTCTCGATCCGATCGAGCTCATCATCCCGGAAGGATCGTTCCTCGCCCCCGCCTCCGGTGCCGCCGTTGTCGCCGGGAATACCGAGGTCAGCCAAGCCGTGTGCAACGCTCTGTTCGGCGCACTCGGCGCGGTTGCGTGCAGCCAGGCGACGATGAACAATTTCCTGTTCGGAGATGCGAAGCGACAATATTACGAAACCATCTGCGGGGGAGCCGGTGCGGGCCGAGGTTTCGCGGGCGCCTCTGCCGTCCAAACCCATATGACCAATACACGGATGACCGACCCCGAGGTTCTGGAACTGAATTATCCGGTCACTGTCGAGGAGTTCTCGATCCGGCGCGGCTCAGGTGGTGCGGGAGCCTGGAGCGGCGGCGACGGCGCAATCCGCCGTCTGCGCTTTCATGCCCCGATGACGGCGATGATCGTTGCCTCCCGCCGCGAGGTGGCCCCGTTCGGTCTCGATGGCGGAGATGACGGTGCGGTCGGCCGGCAATGGATCGAACGTGCCGGTGGAACCCGTGAAATCCTGCCCGGCAGAGCGGAGACTTCCATCGCTCCGGGGGACATATTCGGCATCGCAACTCCGGGCGGTGGAGGCTACGGCCGTCGCAGCTGA
- the pdxY gene encoding pyridoxal kinase has product MAILSIQSQVLNGSVGNTAAAFIYARLGLEVWPLPSVILSHHPGHGGSEGGPVKQARLAALVTGLAARGAFARCEAVVSGYLGAEAAVPVVTDAIARARASHPGALYFCDPVLGDSGRIYVPHALVDATRTHLLPRADIATPNPFELEILTGLPVPDRAHAFRAMAQLGPGLVILTGFTGTDTTPGTLDILMLEAGNPYHHTVEALPRPFSGAGDAFSALFLAAYLPHRNARRALAAAAAASAALLAATASGGHDELAIVPAQHLWTAAFAAATATET; this is encoded by the coding sequence ATGGCCATCCTCTCGATCCAGTCCCAGGTTCTCAACGGCAGCGTCGGCAATACCGCTGCCGCCTTCATCTACGCCCGCCTTGGCCTCGAAGTCTGGCCCCTGCCATCGGTCATCCTCTCGCACCATCCCGGCCACGGCGGCAGCGAAGGCGGCCCGGTGAAACAGGCCCGCCTCGCCGCCCTCGTCACCGGCCTCGCCGCGCGCGGTGCCTTCGCCCGCTGCGAGGCCGTGGTCTCCGGCTATCTCGGCGCCGAAGCCGCCGTCCCGGTAGTCACCGATGCCATCGCCCGCGCCCGCGCGTCCCATCCCGGCGCGCTCTACTTCTGCGATCCGGTCCTGGGCGATTCCGGCCGGATCTACGTCCCCCATGCCCTGGTCGACGCCACCCGCACCCACCTCCTGCCGCGCGCCGACATCGCCACCCCCAACCCGTTCGAACTCGAAATCCTCACCGGCCTGCCCGTGCCGGACCGCGCCCACGCCTTCCGCGCCATGGCGCAACTCGGCCCCGGCCTCGTCATCCTCACCGGCTTCACCGGCACCGACACCACCCCCGGCACCCTCGACATCCTGATGCTCGAAGCCGGAAACCCGTACCATCACACCGTCGAAGCCCTGCCGCGCCCCTTTTCCGGCGCGGGCGATGCCTTCTCCGCCCTGTTCCTCGCCGCTTATCTGCCCCACCGCAACGCCCGGCGCGCCCTCGCCGCCGCCGCCGCCGCCAGTGCCGCCCTCCTCGCCGCCACCGCGTCTGGCGGTCACGACGAACTCGCCATCGTCCCCGCCCAACACCTCTGGACCGCCGCTTTCGCCGCCGCCACCGCAACGGAAACATGA
- a CDS encoding peptidoglycan D,D-transpeptidase FtsI family protein, which yields MSLNRNQDRAALSPPPPIAPRWFSRFKGRARFGMAAFILIYALLALKLIDATIIAPIKPSAAVLAAQRPDFRTMLSAPDRAPILDRNGRILAVSLPGAALFADPKEITTPKRDAARLETALPMLNQAEIAHRLGLSHYGFVYLDRDLTAAQELAVNRLGIPGLYFQHVWMRHYPEGNLAAHVLGGVTPDQRGIAGIEDYFDRRLIAHPTQPLHLSIDLRVEAIVHREVARAMADYKARGACGIVENMSGRVVAMVSLPDYNANDLHDAPTHALFDRCISGDYEPGSVMKLMTMPAALQSRLVDYWDRFNTTHPLFVDGFSVTDYEPVHYWLAMPAILAFSSNIGASRIATIMGSKIQRAWLRKMGFFRPSPIQMPGVQPPIWHPKDTWKLLTTMTVSFGNGIAMAPIILVNAVVADVNGGILYKPTLLARTRGAPPRTGIRVMRHSVSVTMRRLMRGVVLSGTGVYARVPGYLVGGKTGTSQVVGRNGSYRNHLNNSSFMAMFPATDPRYVVYVLVIHPKPTKKMQHFSYGFTTGGYVAAPAVGRIIARIGPMLGIPPVEGPALKAINARFGIPLKPAIPPGQPALGPGNPFPPGANRYAYILANRTPPKHPDTEAAAAALHRVQLAIPGQRTNDRGPVHLRAPMQTVASGAGQG from the coding sequence ATGTCGCTCAACCGCAACCAGGACCGCGCCGCCCTCAGCCCGCCGCCGCCGATCGCCCCGCGCTGGTTCAGCCGGTTCAAAGGGCGCGCCCGCTTCGGCATGGCGGCCTTCATCCTCATCTACGCCCTCCTCGCGCTCAAACTGATCGACGCCACGATCATCGCCCCGATCAAGCCGAGCGCCGCCGTCCTCGCCGCCCAGCGCCCCGATTTCCGCACCATGCTCTCCGCGCCCGACCGCGCGCCCATCCTCGACCGCAACGGCCGCATCCTCGCCGTATCCCTCCCCGGTGCCGCCCTCTTCGCCGACCCGAAAGAAATCACCACCCCGAAACGCGACGCCGCCCGCCTCGAAACCGCACTTCCCATGCTGAACCAGGCCGAAATCGCCCACCGCCTCGGCCTCAGCCATTACGGCTTCGTCTATCTCGACCGCGATCTCACCGCCGCGCAGGAACTCGCGGTCAACCGCCTCGGCATCCCCGGCCTCTACTTCCAGCACGTCTGGATGCGCCACTACCCCGAAGGCAACCTCGCCGCCCACGTCCTCGGCGGCGTCACGCCGGACCAGCGCGGCATCGCCGGCATCGAGGATTATTTCGACCGCCGCCTGATCGCCCACCCCACCCAGCCCCTTCACCTCTCGATCGACCTCCGCGTCGAAGCCATCGTCCACCGCGAAGTCGCCCGCGCCATGGCCGACTACAAAGCCCGCGGCGCCTGCGGCATCGTCGAAAACATGTCCGGCCGCGTCGTCGCCATGGTCAGCCTGCCCGACTACAACGCTAACGACCTGCACGACGCCCCAACCCACGCCTTGTTCGACCGCTGCATCTCCGGCGACTACGAACCCGGCAGCGTCATGAAACTCATGACCATGCCCGCCGCCCTGCAATCCCGCCTCGTCGATTACTGGGACCGCTTCAACACCACCCACCCCCTCTTCGTCGACGGTTTTTCAGTCACCGACTACGAACCGGTCCATTACTGGCTCGCCATGCCCGCCATCCTCGCCTTCTCGTCCAATATCGGCGCGTCGCGCATCGCCACCATCATGGGCTCGAAAATCCAGCGCGCCTGGCTGCGCAAAATGGGCTTCTTCAGACCCTCCCCGATCCAGATGCCCGGCGTCCAACCCCCGATCTGGCACCCGAAAGACACCTGGAAACTCCTCACCACCATGACCGTGAGCTTCGGCAACGGCATCGCCATGGCCCCGATCATCCTGGTCAACGCCGTGGTGGCGGACGTCAACGGCGGCATCCTCTACAAACCCACTTTGCTCGCCCGCACCAGGGGTGCCCCGCCGCGCACCGGCATCCGCGTCATGCGCCACAGCGTCTCGGTCACCATGCGCCGCCTCATGCGCGGCGTCGTCCTCTCGGGAACCGGGGTCTACGCTCGCGTCCCCGGCTACCTCGTCGGCGGCAAAACCGGCACCTCCCAGGTCGTCGGGCGTAACGGCAGCTACCGCAACCACCTCAACAACTCCTCCTTCATGGCGATGTTCCCGGCAACCGACCCCCGCTACGTCGTCTACGTCCTGGTCATCCACCCCAAGCCGACCAAAAAAATGCAGCATTTCTCCTACGGCTTCACCACCGGCGGCTACGTCGCCGCCCCCGCAGTCGGGCGCATCATCGCCCGCATCGGCCCGATGCTCGGCATCCCCCCGGTCGAGGGACCCGCCCTGAAAGCGATCAACGCCCGGTTCGGCATCCCGCTCAAACCCGCAATCCCCCCCGGCCAACCCGCCCTCGGCCCCGGAAACCCGTTCCCGCCCGGCGCCAACCGCTACGCCTATATCCTCGCCAACCGAACCCCGCCGAAACACCCGGATACCGAGGCCGCCGCGGCCGCCCTGCACCGCGTCCAACTCGCCATCCCCGGCCAGCGCACCAACGATCGCGGACCGGTCCACCTCCGCGCGCCGATGCAGACGGTCGCTTCGGGGGCCGGGCAAGGGTAG